GCGATGCAGCTCAACGAGGCGGTGCTCGACGCTGGTCTTGGGTTTCAGCCGAATCACCCCTCCCTCGACCAGCCGCGGTTCGGCCAGGCCGGGCCCCTCATCGAGCACGACAACGCCGTAGCCGGTGAGTTGCAGGCCGGGGTCAATCCCGAGAATTCGCGTCGCATCAGGCATGCCTGAAAGGATAGCGACAAACCGAGGATTGCCCCCGCAGCGATTGGAGCATAAACTGAGAGCGAGAACACTCCATCCGTTCACCCGGATCAAAGGCTGAAACAGATATGACCCGACCGACCTCCCTCCCCGACGCGCCGGCCCCCCGGGCGGTGGCTGAATACGAAGACGCCGCGCAAACATCTGACTCATCAGTGTTTGCCAGCCGACACGTCGGCCCCCGCTGGCACGATATCACCGAAATGCTGGCGACGCTCGGCCTCAGCTCGCTCGAAGAGCTCGCGGGCGTCACCGTGCCGGGTGACATCCGCCTCAAGCAGCCGCTGAACCTTGATCCCGCCCTCGACGAGCACGCCGCGCTCGCGAAGCTGCGCAAGCTCGCCGAGAAGAATCGTGTGCTGCGTTCGATGATCGGGCAGGGCTATTACGACACGCACACCCCGCCGGTCATCCAGCGGAACGTGCTTGAAAACCCGCTCTGGTACACCCCCTACACCCCCTACCAGCCCGAGATCAGCCAGGGTCGGCTCGAAGCGCTGCTCAACTACCAGACCATGGTCAGCGACCTCACCGGCCTGCCGGTCGCCAATGCGTCGCTGCTCGACGAAGCCACCGCCGCCGCCGAAGCCGTCGCCATGTGTCACGGCCAGCATCGCGGCAAACGCCCCACCTTCTACATCGCAAAAGACTGCCATCCGCAGACCCTCGCCGTCGTGCACACCCGCGCCACCTCGCTGGGCGTGGACCTGCAAACCTTCGACCCCCAGGCCGACACGCTGCCCGACTTCGCCAACGCCTCCGGCGTGCTCGTGCAATATCCCACCACCGACGGCCGCGTCGAAAACTACGACGCCATCACCGACGCCGCACACGCCGACAAAGCCTTGGTCGTCGTCGCCACCGACCTGCTCGCGCTGACGCTGCTTCGGCCGCCGGGCGAGTTCGGCAAAGCCGGGGCCGACATCGCCGTGGGCAGCTCGCAACGCTTCGGCGTGCCGATGGGCTTCGGCGGGCCGCATGCCGCGTTCATGTCGGTCAAAGAAACCTACGTCCGCAAGATGCCCGGCCGACTGGTCGGCGTCTCCAAAGACGCCAACGGCAAGGCCGCCTTCCGCCTCGCCATCCAGACCCGCGAGCAGCACATCAAACGCGACAAGGCCACCAGCAACATCTGCACCGCGCAGGTGCTCTTGGCCATCATCGCCGGCATGTACGCCGTCTGGCACGGGCCGCAGGGCCTGACGCGCATCGCCCGCCGTACGCACGCGTACGCCGCCGCGCTCGCCGAGGCGTTGCGCGACGCCGGGCATGATGTCGTCGACCATGCGTACTTCGACACGATCACCGTCAACGTCGCCGACGCCGACGCGGTGCTCACCGCCGCCGTCGATCAAGGCGTCAACGTCCGCAAGCTGCGCGACGGCGTGGTCTGCATTGCCTGCGACGAAACAACCACAACCGACGACCTGACAGCGGTCATTGCCGCATTCAGCGATAAAGGCAAGCCCGCCGCAGCACGGCTGAACGTTGACACGAATCGAAATCCGAAATTCGAAATCCGAAATTCCCCCTTCCTCACGCACGAGATCTTCCATCGCTACCGCAGCGAGACCGACCTGATGCGTTACATCACGCGGTTGCAGGAGCGTGACGTTTCGCTTTGCCGGTCGATGATTCCGCTGGGCTCTTGCACGATGAAGCTCAACGCCGCGGCCGAGATGATGCCCGTCACCTGGCCGGAGTTCGCCTCGCTGCATCCCTACGCCCCAAGCGATCAGACGCAGGGTTATGCCGA
Above is a window of Phycisphaerales bacterium AB-hyl4 DNA encoding:
- the gcvP gene encoding aminomethyl-transferring glycine dehydrogenase, whose protein sequence is MTRPTSLPDAPAPRAVAEYEDAAQTSDSSVFASRHVGPRWHDITEMLATLGLSSLEELAGVTVPGDIRLKQPLNLDPALDEHAALAKLRKLAEKNRVLRSMIGQGYYDTHTPPVIQRNVLENPLWYTPYTPYQPEISQGRLEALLNYQTMVSDLTGLPVANASLLDEATAAAEAVAMCHGQHRGKRPTFYIAKDCHPQTLAVVHTRATSLGVDLQTFDPQADTLPDFANASGVLVQYPTTDGRVENYDAITDAAHADKALVVVATDLLALTLLRPPGEFGKAGADIAVGSSQRFGVPMGFGGPHAAFMSVKETYVRKMPGRLVGVSKDANGKAAFRLAIQTREQHIKRDKATSNICTAQVLLAIIAGMYAVWHGPQGLTRIARRTHAYAAALAEALRDAGHDVVDHAYFDTITVNVADADAVLTAAVDQGVNVRKLRDGVVCIACDETTTTDDLTAVIAAFSDKGKPAAARLNVDTNRNPKFEIRNSPFLTHEIFHRYRSETDLMRYITRLQERDVSLCRSMIPLGSCTMKLNAAAEMMPVTWPEFASLHPYAPSDQTQGYAELFADLERWLAEITGLPAVSLQPNAGSQGEYAGLMAIRGYHHANGNPDRNVCLIPTSAHGTNPASAVIAGMKVVPVGCDDAGNIDLADLRAKAEQHADHLAALMVTYPSTHGVFETTIREVCAIVHEHGGQVYLDGANMNAQVGLTRPAECGADVVHLNLHKTFCIPHGGGGPGMGPICAAEHLRDYLPISNLEFGISDLADAGSDTSEIRNPKSEIVIAAAPYGSPMILPIPWMYIAMMGETGLRQATEVAILNANYMAKRLEGHYDILYTGPNGRVAHEFIMDCRPFQKSVGITVEDIAKRLIDFGFHSPTMSWPVAGTLMCEPTESESRDELDRFCDALIAIRAEIRAIETGEADREDNVLKHAPHPAEVLTADEWPHVYSRQLAAYPLNWVREWKYWPPVSRIDQAWGDRNLVCACPPMSEYCDL